A stretch of the Calditerrivibrio sp. genome encodes the following:
- the nspC gene encoding carboxynorspermidine decarboxylase translates to MKQPQEYLPFLKDYFPTDITSRVETPCYLISEDLLKYNCEILIDVKKRSGAKVLLALKAYALPETFPLISIYLDGVCASGPYEARLGKEEFGKEVHTFSPAYTDYNIDDVIEFSDHIVFNSIGQFHRYKEKVKGAGKQVGLRVNPGYSEVEVFLYDPCQVGSRFGIQADQLEGVDLSGLDGLHFHAMCQQNSDVLERVLNSFKKKYEKYIRSVKWVNFGGGHHITRDGYDRERLVNLIKDFYRDFPNIKEIYLEPGEAVVFNAGVLVSSVLDIVENGMKIAILDTSAENHMPDVLAMPYRPEIFDAGLPGEKKYTYRLGGVTCLAGDVIGDYSFDRPLEVGDRLVFTDMALYSFVKNTMFNGIHLPSLIVFSLENGKVKVVRRFSYQDYKSRIS, encoded by the coding sequence ATGAAACAGCCACAAGAATATCTCCCTTTTTTGAAGGATTATTTCCCAACTGATATTACTTCAAGGGTGGAGACCCCTTGTTATCTTATCAGTGAGGATCTTTTAAAATATAACTGTGAAATCTTGATTGATGTAAAAAAGCGCTCTGGTGCTAAAGTACTTTTGGCACTTAAGGCTTACGCTTTGCCGGAGACATTCCCTTTGATATCAATCTATCTTGATGGTGTTTGTGCAAGTGGTCCTTATGAGGCAAGGCTTGGAAAAGAGGAGTTTGGTAAAGAGGTACATACTTTTTCTCCTGCATATACCGATTATAATATTGATGATGTGATAGAATTTAGTGATCATATCGTTTTTAATTCAATAGGGCAGTTCCATAGGTATAAAGAAAAAGTAAAAGGTGCCGGAAAGCAGGTGGGGCTTAGGGTAAACCCTGGCTATTCAGAAGTGGAAGTTTTCCTTTATGACCCCTGTCAAGTGGGGTCCCGTTTTGGAATTCAGGCGGATCAGTTAGAAGGAGTAGATCTTTCAGGGTTGGATGGTTTGCACTTCCATGCTATGTGCCAACAGAATTCTGATGTTCTTGAGAGGGTTTTAAATTCTTTCAAGAAAAAGTATGAAAAGTATATAAGGTCTGTTAAATGGGTAAATTTTGGTGGAGGGCATCATATCACAAGGGATGGTTACGATAGGGAACGATTGGTTAATCTTATAAAAGATTTTTATCGAGATTTCCCAAATATTAAAGAGATATACTTAGAGCCAGGTGAGGCGGTGGTTTTTAATGCTGGAGTTTTGGTGTCTTCTGTTTTGGATATTGTGGAAAATGGTATGAAGATTGCTATATTGGATACCTCTGCAGAAAACCATATGCCAGATGTCCTTGCTATGCCTTATCGTCCGGAGATTTTTGACGCTGGGTTGCCCGGTGAGAAAAAATATACCTATAGACTTGGTGGTGTAACATGTTTGGCGGGGGATGTTATAGGGGATTATTCATTTGATAGACCACTTGAGGTGGGTGATAGACTCGTTTTTACTGATATGGCCCTTTATTCCTTTGTGAAAAATACCATGTTTAATGGTATTCATCTCCCCTCATTGATTGTGTTTAGTCTGGAAAATGGAAAGGTAAAAGTAGTTAGAAGATTTTCTTATCAGGACTACAAAAGTAGAATATCCTAA
- a CDS encoding secondary thiamine-phosphate synthase enzyme YjbQ produces the protein MKTFRKELIFNTKSKIEFINITYEVQKAIDESGIKEGLCLVNSMHITSSVFINDNESGLHNDFKVWLEKLAPHEPISMYRHNLTGEDNADAHLKRQIMGREVVVAITNGKLDFGPWEQIFYGEFDGCRRKRVLIKIIGE, from the coding sequence ATGAAGACTTTTCGCAAGGAACTAATTTTTAACACAAAATCTAAGATTGAGTTTATAAATATTACCTATGAAGTTCAAAAGGCTATAGATGAAAGTGGTATAAAAGAGGGGCTTTGTCTTGTAAACTCTATGCATATTACTTCATCTGTGTTTATTAATGACAACGAGTCTGGTTTGCACAATGATTTCAAGGTTTGGCTTGAAAAGCTTGCTCCTCATGAACCTATATCCATGTACAGACATAACCTTACTGGTGAGGATAATGCAGATGCCCATTTAAAGAGACAGATCATGGGGCGTGAGGTAGTGGTGGCTATTACCAATGGAAAACTTGATTTTGGCCCTTGGGAGCAGATTTTTTATGGAGAATTTGATGGATGTAGAAGAAAAAGAGTATTGATAAAAATAATTGGTGAATAG